One genomic segment of Hevea brasiliensis isolate MT/VB/25A 57/8 chromosome 3, ASM3005281v1, whole genome shotgun sequence includes these proteins:
- the LOC110667281 gene encoding pentatricopeptide repeat-containing protein At2g37230-like, producing MASLTLSKSYRARAYHIIPRLSLPYFLSPLHFCTLTQDTISSVTEIPPPIPQPQSETESPNAAPENKKQQRILRGERPDPEKLEDIICRMMASRAWTTRLQNSIRDLVPEFDHSLVYNVLHGARNSEHALQFFRWVERAGLFRHDRGTHMKIIEILGRASKLNHARCILLDMPKNGVEWDEDMFVVLIESYGKAGIVQEAVKIFQKMNELGVERSVKSYDTLFKVILRRGRYMMAKRFFNKMLSEGIEPTRHTYNIMLWGFFLSSRLETAMRFYEDMKTRGICPDVVTYNTMINGYYKFRKMEEAEKLFVEMKRKNIAPTVISYTTMIKGYVSVDRVDDGLRLLEEMKSIGIKPNAHTYSTLLPGLCNAGNMTEAKEILNEMVGRHLAPKDNSIFISLLSSQCKAGDLRAAEDVLKAMIRLSIPTEAGHYGVLIENFCEAEEYDRAVKLLDKLIEKEIILRPQNTFEMGSGAYNSMIEYLCGHGQTGKAEIFFRQLMKKGVQDPNAFNNLIRGHSKEGSPDSAFEIIKIMARRGVPRDADAYMLLIESYLRKGEPAEAKTALDAMIEEGHVPDSSVFRSVMESLFEDGRVQTASRVMKSMVEKGVKENMDLVAKILEALLMRGHVEEALGRIELLMHSGCHVNFDDLLSVLSEKGKTIAAVKLLDFASERDFNVEFKSCDKVLDALLAAGKTLNAYSILCKIMEKGGVTDWSSCEDLIKSLNQEGNTKQADILSRMIKGWEKSRENKKGKKQSSLAF from the coding sequence ATGGCTTCTTTAACCCTCTCTAAATCCTACAGAGCTCGGGCTTATCACATTATTCCGAGACTTTCACTCCCCTATTTCCTCAGTCCCCTCCATTTCTGCACTTTAACCCAAGATACAATCTCCTCTGTCACAGAAATCCCGCCACCTATTCCACAACCCCAATCCGAAACCGAGTCTCCAAATGCGGCTCCAGAGAATAAAAAACAGCAGCGTATCCTGCGAGGTGAGCGTCCGGACCCTGAAAAATTAGAGGATATAATATGCAGAATGATGGCTAGTCGAGCCTGGACGACGCGGTTGCAGAACTCAATCCGGGATTTGGTTCCCGAATTTGACCACTCTTTAGTCTATAATGTTCTGCACGGTGCTCGTAACTCTGAGCACGCCCTCCAGTTCTTCAGGTGGGTTGAGCGGGCTGGGTTGTTTCGGCACGACCGTGGGACGCATATGAAGATTATTGAGATTTTGGGTCGAGCTTCGAAGCTCAATCACGCTCGTTGTATTCTCTTGGATATGCCAAAGAATGGGGTTGAGTGGGACGAGGATATGTTTGTAGTGCTAATTGAGAGTTATGGTAAGGCTGGGATAGTTCAAGAAGCTGTTAAGATATTTCAGAAAATGAATGAATTGGGTGTGGAGAGGTCAGTTAAGAGTTATGATACTTTGTTTAAGGTGATCTTGAGGAGAGGGAGATATATGATGGCTAAGAGGTTTTTTAATAAGATGCTGAGTGAAGGGATTGAGCCAACTAGGCACACTTACAACATCATGCTCTGGGGTTTCTTCTTGTCATCGAGGTTGGAAACAGCAATGaggttttatgaggatatgaagaCTAGAGGGATATGCCCAGACGTGGTTACTTATAATACAATGATCAATGGGTATTATAAATTTAGAAAGATGGAGGAGGCTGAGAAGTTGTTTGTGGAGATGAAGCGGAAAAACATAGCTCCTACAGTTATTAGTTATACGACCATGATAAAAGGGTATGTTTCTGTAGATAGAGTGGATGATGGGCTGAGATTGCTTGAGGAGATGAAGTCAATTGGTATTAAGCCTAATGCTCACACATATTCAACTTTGTTGCCTGGGCTTTGTAATGCTGGGAATATGACAGAGGCAAAAGAGATTTTGAATGAGATGGTAgggaggcatcttgctcctaagGATAATTCCATCTTTATAAGTTTGTTATCTAGCCAGTGCAAGGCTGGAGATTTGAGAGCTGCTGAGGATGTGCTGAAGGCAATGATACGATTGAGCATACCGACAGAGGCTGGCCATTATGGTGTCTTGATAGAAAATTTTTGTGAGGCTGAGGAGTATGATCGGGCAGTAAAGTTGTTGGATAAGTTAATTGAGAAGGAAATTATTTTGAGGCCACAGAATACTTTTGAAATGGGGTCTGGTGCTTATAACTCTATGATTGAGTATCTGTGTGGTCATGGGCAAACAGGAAAAGCAGAAATCTTTTTCCGGCAGTTGATGAAAAAGGGTGTTCAGGACCCAAatgcctttaataatttgatccgtGGGCATTCAAAAGAAGGGTCTCCTGATTCTGCTTTTGAAATTATAAAGATCATGGCTAGGAGAGGGGTCCCTCGAGATGCAGATGCATACATGTTGCTTATTGAAAGCTACCTTAGGAAAGGTGAGCCAGCTGAAGCCAAAACAGCTTTGGATGCTATGATTGAAGAAGGGCATGTCCCAGATTCATCAGTATTTAGGTCAGTGATGGAGAGTCTGTTTGAAGATGGGAGGGTTCAAACTGCTAGCCGTGTTATGAAGAGTATGGTGGAGAAGGGGGTGAAGGAGAATATGGACTTGGTAGCTAAGATTTTGGAAGCTCTCCTTATGAGAGGTCATGTTGAGGAAGCCCTTGGACGAATTGAGCTACTCATGCATAGTGGGTGTCATGTCAATTTTGATGATCTTCTGTCTGTTCTTAGTGAGAAAGGCAAGACAATTGCTGCTGTTAAGTTGTTAGACTTTGCATCAGAGAGGGACTTTAATGTAGAATTTAAAAGCTGTGATAAAGTGTTGGATGCTCTCTTAGCTGCAGGGAAGACCCTTAATGCATATTCAATACTGTGTAAAATCATGGAGAAAGGAGGGGTTACAGATTGGAGTAGCTGTGAGGATTTGATTAAAAGCCTTAATCAGGAGGGGAACACAAAGCAGGCTGATATTCTCTCAAGAATGATAAAGGGATGGGAGAAATCTCGTGAAAACAAGAAAGGAAAGAAACAATCTTCTTTAGCATTTTAA